Proteins encoded in a region of the Luteimonas viscosa genome:
- a CDS encoding thiamine pyrophosphate-dependent enzyme: protein MFATVPNPIPARMKGLNRAEICDVNFIEYVRSWSGKIDATPAADETILEGSALDARGFRELFESQLISRHLDLMARVLRVQNKVFYTIGSSGHEGNAMVARLTRHTDPAFLHYRSGGFMAERFRKLPGMDPVMDSALSFAASKDDPASGGRHKVWGSKPLWVLPQTSTIASHLPKAFGTAVAIEQARRIGHALPVPDDSIVVCSFGDASSNHATAQTAFNAAAWTAYQKLPAPVLFVCEDNGIGISVKTPGGWVARNFGQRPDLDYFHADGLDLAAGYGDVQRAVEHCRRTRRPTFLHLRTTRIMGHAGTDFEIEWRSVEELCAVEAGDPLLRSAAIALESGLMSKEEILGLYEATRAKCFAAAEDADRRPRLQTLDEVMAPLAPYSPAAVREEASRADYADRRMQAFGGEAKLPEHQPPRHLAIQINQALHDLFAKYPEALLFGEDVAQKGGVYTVTKGLQKAYGARRVFNTLLDETIILGLAQGYANMGMLPLPEIQYLAYFHNACDQIRGEAASLQFFSNGQYRNPMVMRIASLGYQRGFGGHFHNDNSITALRDIPGLVVGCPSRGDDAATMLRTMMALAKVDGRVCAFLEPIALYMAKDLHAPGDGGWLTGYPPPDQAMLLGEERVYHPDAKDLVVFTFGNGVPMSLRAARSIEAKQGWKVRVVDLRWLVPLNETAIARHAGECDRILVVDEGRRSAGVGEGIVTAIAEAGYRARPFRRVVGADTFTPLAGAAFLVIPSDEAIVAAADALAAD, encoded by the coding sequence ATGTTCGCCACCGTCCCGAATCCGATCCCGGCCCGCATGAAGGGCCTCAACCGCGCCGAGATCTGCGACGTCAACTTCATCGAGTACGTCAGGTCGTGGAGCGGCAAGATCGATGCGACACCTGCGGCCGACGAGACGATCCTCGAAGGCAGTGCGCTCGATGCCCGCGGCTTCCGCGAGCTGTTCGAGTCGCAGCTCATCAGCCGCCACCTCGACCTGATGGCGCGCGTGCTGCGCGTGCAGAACAAGGTGTTCTACACCATCGGCTCCAGCGGCCACGAAGGCAATGCGATGGTCGCGCGGCTCACGCGCCACACCGATCCGGCATTCCTGCACTACCGCAGCGGCGGCTTCATGGCCGAGCGCTTCCGCAAGCTGCCCGGAATGGATCCGGTGATGGATTCGGCACTGTCGTTCGCCGCATCCAAGGACGATCCCGCCAGCGGTGGTCGCCACAAGGTGTGGGGCAGCAAGCCGTTGTGGGTGCTGCCGCAGACCTCGACGATCGCCTCGCACCTGCCGAAGGCCTTCGGCACGGCGGTCGCGATCGAACAGGCGCGTCGCATCGGCCATGCCCTGCCGGTGCCGGACGACAGCATCGTGGTGTGTTCGTTCGGCGATGCATCCAGCAACCACGCCACCGCGCAGACCGCGTTCAATGCCGCGGCCTGGACCGCCTACCAGAAGCTGCCCGCGCCGGTGCTGTTCGTGTGCGAGGACAATGGCATCGGCATCTCGGTGAAGACGCCGGGCGGCTGGGTGGCGCGCAACTTCGGCCAGCGTCCGGACCTGGATTACTTCCATGCCGACGGCCTCGACCTGGCCGCGGGCTACGGCGACGTGCAGCGTGCGGTCGAACACTGCAGGCGCACGCGCCGCCCGACCTTCCTGCACCTGCGCACCACCCGGATCATGGGTCACGCCGGCACCGACTTCGAGATCGAGTGGCGCAGCGTCGAGGAGCTGTGCGCGGTGGAGGCAGGCGATCCGCTGCTGCGTTCGGCCGCGATCGCGCTGGAATCGGGGCTGATGTCGAAGGAGGAGATCCTCGGCCTGTACGAAGCCACGCGTGCGAAGTGTTTCGCCGCCGCCGAGGATGCCGACCGCCGGCCGCGCCTGCAGACGCTGGACGAGGTGATGGCGCCACTGGCGCCGTACTCGCCCGCAGCCGTCCGGGAAGAGGCGTCGCGCGCCGACTACGCCGATCGCCGCATGCAGGCATTCGGCGGCGAGGCGAAACTGCCCGAGCACCAGCCGCCCCGGCACCTCGCGATCCAGATCAACCAGGCGCTGCACGATCTGTTCGCCAAGTACCCCGAGGCGCTGCTGTTCGGCGAGGACGTCGCGCAGAAGGGCGGCGTCTACACCGTGACCAAGGGGCTGCAGAAGGCCTACGGCGCGCGCCGCGTGTTCAACACCCTGCTCGACGAGACCATCATCCTCGGCCTCGCCCAGGGCTACGCCAACATGGGCATGCTGCCGCTGCCGGAGATCCAGTACCTGGCGTACTTCCACAACGCCTGCGACCAGATCCGCGGCGAGGCGGCGAGCCTGCAGTTCTTCAGCAACGGCCAGTACCGCAACCCGATGGTCATGCGGATCGCGTCGCTCGGATACCAGCGGGGATTCGGCGGGCATTTCCACAACGACAATTCGATCACCGCGCTGCGCGACATCCCCGGGCTGGTGGTGGGCTGTCCGTCGCGCGGCGACGATGCGGCGACCATGCTGCGCACGATGATGGCGCTTGCGAAGGTCGACGGCCGCGTCTGCGCGTTCCTGGAGCCGATCGCGCTGTACATGGCCAAGGACCTGCACGCGCCGGGCGACGGTGGCTGGCTGACCGGCTATCCGCCGCCCGACCAGGCGATGCTGCTGGGCGAGGAACGCGTATACCACCCGGACGCGAAGGACCTGGTGGTCTTCACCTTCGGCAACGGCGTGCCGATGAGCCTGCGTGCGGCGCGGTCGATCGAGGCGAAGCAAGGCTGGAAGGTGCGCGTGGTCGACCTGCGCTGGCTGGTGCCGCTCAACGAAACCGCGATCGCGCGCCATGCCGGCGAATGCGACCGCATCCTGGTGGTCGACGAGGGCAGGCGCAGCGCCGGGGTCGGCGAGGGCATCGTCACCGCGATCGCGGAAGCCGGCTATCGCGCGCGACCGTTCCGGCGCGTGGTCGGCGCGGACACCTTCACGCCACTGGCGGGCGCCGCGTTCCTGGTGATCCCGTCGGACGAGGCGATCGTCGCCGCGGCGGACGCCCTGGCCGCGGACTGA
- a CDS encoding acyl-CoA dehydrogenase family protein yields the protein MALHPYDLYDVRSLLSEEERAVQDAVARFTDERVLPIIGDCFDEGRFPAELVPEMAGLGLLGATLPEEYGCAGLNAVSYGLICQELERGDSGLRSFASVQSSLCMYPIFAYGSEEQKRRWLPDMAAGKVIGCFGLTEPQGGSDPANMKTHAKRDGDDWVLNGSKMWITNGNLAHIAIVWAQTDDGIQGFVVEKDFAGFSAQEIKHKMSLRASVTSALYLDNVRVPDASRLPNVKGLKGPLGCLTQARYGITWGPIGAAVACLDEALNYSKERILFDRPVAATQSAQIKMADWARRITGAQLLSLQLGRLKDAGRMQPTQVSLAKWNNCRMAIDIAREARDLLGGAGITTEHCPIRHALNLESVITYEGTETVHQLVVGRELTGINAF from the coding sequence ATGGCCCTGCATCCCTACGACCTCTACGACGTCCGTTCCCTGCTCAGCGAGGAGGAGCGCGCGGTGCAGGACGCCGTCGCCCGTTTCACCGACGAACGGGTGTTGCCGATCATCGGCGACTGTTTCGACGAGGGTCGCTTCCCGGCCGAGCTGGTCCCGGAAATGGCCGGGCTCGGCCTGCTCGGTGCGACCCTGCCCGAGGAGTACGGCTGCGCCGGCCTCAACGCCGTCAGCTATGGCCTGATCTGCCAGGAACTCGAGCGCGGCGACTCCGGGCTGCGCAGCTTCGCCAGCGTGCAGTCCTCGCTGTGCATGTACCCGATCTTCGCTTACGGCAGCGAGGAGCAGAAGCGCCGCTGGCTGCCGGACATGGCCGCGGGCAAGGTCATCGGCTGCTTCGGCCTGACCGAGCCGCAAGGCGGTTCGGATCCGGCGAACATGAAGACCCATGCGAAACGCGACGGCGACGACTGGGTGCTCAACGGCTCGAAGATGTGGATCACGAACGGCAACCTGGCCCACATCGCCATCGTCTGGGCGCAGACCGACGACGGTATCCAGGGGTTCGTGGTCGAGAAGGATTTCGCCGGCTTCAGTGCGCAGGAAATCAAGCACAAGATGAGCCTGCGCGCGTCGGTCACCAGCGCGCTGTACCTCGACAACGTGCGCGTACCCGACGCCAGCCGGCTGCCGAACGTGAAGGGCCTGAAGGGCCCGCTGGGCTGCCTCACGCAGGCGCGCTACGGCATCACCTGGGGCCCGATCGGCGCCGCCGTCGCCTGCCTCGACGAGGCGCTGAACTATTCGAAGGAACGCATCCTGTTCGACCGCCCGGTCGCGGCCACCCAGAGCGCGCAGATCAAGATGGCCGACTGGGCGCGGCGCATCACCGGCGCCCAGTTGCTGTCGCTGCAGCTCGGCCGGCTCAAGGACGCCGGCAGGATGCAGCCGACCCAGGTGTCGCTGGCGAAGTGGAACAACTGCCGCATGGCGATCGACATCGCGCGCGAGGCACGCGACCTGCTCGGCGGCGCAGGCATCACCACCGAGCACTGCCCGATCCGCCACGCACTGAACCTGGAATCGGTGATCACCTACGAGGGCACGGAGACCGTGCACCAGCTGGTGGTGGGCCGGGAACTGACCGGCATCAACGCGTTCTGA
- a CDS encoding glutathione S-transferase family protein gives MTTVHGYSTSGNCHKLRLLLEQLDRPYRWVEVDSSRGETRTPEYLAKNPNGKVPMLELDDGRVLVESNAILCWLAEETSFLPPDPWQRAQALSWMFFEQYSHEPYVAVARFIRGWTPPDSPRRADLPRLRERGHEAFAVMERHLGGHAWFTGPEYGVADIALFAYTDVAGDGGFDLAAYPAVRAWLARVRATPGFVPMPAPPSEAQALLHQSP, from the coding sequence ATGACCACGGTGCACGGCTACTCCACGTCGGGCAACTGCCACAAGCTGCGCCTGTTGCTGGAACAGCTCGACCGACCCTACCGCTGGGTCGAGGTGGACAGTTCCAGGGGCGAAACCCGCACGCCGGAATACCTGGCGAAGAATCCCAACGGCAAGGTGCCGATGCTGGAGCTCGACGACGGCCGCGTGCTGGTCGAATCGAACGCGATCCTGTGCTGGCTGGCCGAGGAGACGTCGTTCCTGCCGCCGGACCCCTGGCAGCGTGCGCAGGCGCTGAGCTGGATGTTCTTCGAGCAGTACAGCCACGAGCCCTACGTCGCGGTGGCGCGCTTCATCCGCGGGTGGACGCCGCCCGATTCCCCCCGCCGCGCGGACCTGCCGCGGCTGCGCGAACGCGGCCACGAGGCGTTCGCGGTGATGGAGCGGCACCTGGGCGGCCATGCATGGTTCACCGGCCCCGAATACGGCGTTGCCGACATCGCCCTGTTCGCCTACACCGACGTCGCCGGCGACGGCGGCTTCGACCTCGCCGCGTACCCCGCAGTGCGCGCCTGGCTGGCGCGCGTGCGCGCGACGCCCGGCTTCGTCCCGATGCCGGCGCCACCCAGCGAGGCACAGGCACTGCTCCACCAATCCCCGTAG
- a CDS encoding GNAT family N-acetyltransferase, which produces MTDHGPVLETERLILRLPRIGDFPRYAELLADEEACRYIGGHQPAGGAWRRFLQMPGAWALQGFAMFSVIEKDSGRWVGQMGPWQPFGWPGTEIGYAFHRDAWGRGYATESAVAAIDWAFAQLGWDEIIHCIDPDNLASQQVARRLGSTLRGPGKLPAPFDEARVDIWGQTRAQWQHNRTRFA; this is translated from the coding sequence ATGACCGATCACGGTCCCGTTCTGGAAACCGAACGCCTGATCCTGCGGCTGCCGCGGATCGGGGATTTCCCGCGCTACGCCGAGCTGCTGGCGGACGAGGAGGCCTGCCGCTACATCGGCGGGCACCAGCCCGCCGGCGGCGCCTGGCGGCGCTTCCTGCAGATGCCGGGGGCATGGGCGCTGCAGGGCTTCGCGATGTTCTCCGTGATCGAGAAGGACAGTGGTCGCTGGGTCGGGCAGATGGGGCCGTGGCAGCCGTTCGGCTGGCCGGGGACGGAGATCGGCTACGCCTTCCATCGCGATGCCTGGGGCAGGGGCTATGCGACCGAATCGGCGGTCGCGGCGATCGACTGGGCGTTCGCGCAGCTCGGGTGGGACGAAATCATCCATTGCATCGATCCGGACAACCTCGCCTCGCAACAGGTCGCACGGCGGTTGGGGTCCACGCTGCGCGGCCCCGGCAAGCTGCCGGCGCCTTTCGACGAAGCACGGGTCGACATCTGGGGGCAGACGCGCGCGCAGTGGCAGCACAACCGGACGCGCTTCGCATGA